The following is a genomic window from Mus pahari chromosome 1, PAHARI_EIJ_v1.1, whole genome shotgun sequence.
GTATCCCATATTTGTGCTGTGCTCATTTTCTATGTCCCTATCATTACCTTAGCTACCATGCATCGCTTTGCAAAGCATAAATCTCCATTAGCTATGATTCTGATAGCAGATGCTTTCTTGCTGGTACCACCTTTGATGAATCCCATTGTGTATTGTGTTAAAACTAGGCAGATTAGagtaaaaattttagaaaaactgGGTCTGCATTCTAAGTAATGGGAACAATGTTATTAGAAGTTGTATTTTCTGTACAATAGGCTACTTTATAGAGACAACAGTGTTTCACTCTCAAAGGAGATTGTTCCATTTACTTCATAGTACTATAGTTTGTTCCAATCAATTAGTActattgcttttctgttttgaagaaaGAAGAGGCTTCATATTTTACAGAACCGCTATGAGTTCTTTCATTGTTATTTAGATGGTTGAAGACATCTATCCTTAGGCACAAAATTAATGAATAAGAATTTATACAATCTTCTAAAGAAAATCTAGGAGATGTGGTTTTCCATTGTGTCTGGGAGAAGCCCAAAAGACACTGGAACTGCTTAAcatgtctgtatttgtctctTATTTTGATATTCCATATGTTGTATTAAACCCTTTACTGCATGTCTGAATTTGTCTGAGTCTGTTCTTTGCTGTTCACTGTTGCAATACAGCTGTCACCCTGAGAGTTGCTGACACTGTGACATTGCAGAATCAGCACTGCTGCAAGCTTGTGAGTCAGTACTCCTACTACTGACATCCTGGGTAATTTAACATACCAATTACTGATTGAGCATTATGTTCTAGGGTTATGTGAAAGAGGAAACTATACAAACTGTCATTTGTCCATCCTGATTTATGGTGGAATCAACTTTAGAGTGATAAATTATGATAAATTAACAAATGCTTGGCATTTGTTAGCATCATGGTAAAAGTTAGGAGATAGAGAACTGTATCTCAGGAGTTGGAGGATAATTTACAACTCCAAgttacacatgtgtatgtttctTACACCAAATATTGGATGAATTCCCGCACAGTAAGGATCTGTAGATTGTTCACTTTTAAATCTCTTATCAGTAACATAACTTTTCTATAATATGTGCTTGGTGGATATGTATCAATTTGCACTGAAATTTGAAAGTAAATGAGGGAATATTGGCAAAAAGGTAGCAAAATGGGATATAAAATCAGGAAGCCTCTCTATTTGATTGCTTTTACTGTAATATAACATCCCGACCAGAGCAACTTGGAGGAaatgtttattcagcttattctTCTAGGTCACAATCTATCTCTGAGGGAGGTGAGAGCAGGAACACAAGGCAAGAGTCTCAAGCAGAAGAATGGAAGAGTGATGGATGCTTCCTGGCATGCTCAGTGGCTTGAGCTCAGCATCTTTCTTATACAGTTCAGACTGCCTATAGTGAGCTGGGTCGTCttacatcaatcaccaatcacaGATATGACCACAGGCAATCTGATCATGATAACTCTCCATGTGAGGTTTCTTTTTCCCTGATGAATCCAAATACTGTAAAATTGATGTTAACAacaaaccaacacaaaacaaatatcaaatcATGAAGTTTGTGTGATGAGAAAAATCTTGAATCAGATTAGCAAAGTGTATTCTGTAGGTAATGAAACCCAGGGCCAATGTTCCCCTTGTTCTGCTGGAGTAAGCCGGAGTAGTCATTACATTGACTCTGTAAAGGCTCTCTCCTCTCTACACATCAGTAGAAAAAAACGAATACTGcagaaatataaagaattttGTGAGATAGAGGGATTCTTCCAGGAAgtccacagtgtggatacttcagttcttctGAGAAAGGGGATCAAAATACCTTGGGAGGagatatggagacaaagtttggagcaagcactgaaggaaaggccatccagtgactgtccaaCCTAGGGagccatcccatacacagttaccaaacccagacattattgtggatgccaacaagtgcttgctgacaggagcctgatatagctgtctcctgagagactctgccagtgcctgacaaatacagaagtgtatgctcacagccatccattggccTGAACAGAGTccctaataaaggagctagagaaagtacccaaggaactcaagaggtttgcagccccataggaggaacaacaatatgaaccaactagtactccagagctcccaggaactaaaccaccaaccaaagagtacacaaggagggaatcatggctccagtcacatatgtagcagagaatgactttgtgggacatcagtgagaggagaggcctttggtcttgtgaaggctcgatgccccagtgtaggggaatcccaggtcagaaaagtgggagtgggtggtttagtgagctgggggagggcagatgggatggggggttttcGCAGGGGAaatagggaaaggggataaaagttgaaatgtaataaagaaaatatctaataaaaaaaggaaaaaataaaaaagggattCTTTTGTTGAATCTATTCCATTGTAAAGGAAaccaaaataatgaaatgtttgtGAAACTGAGAAAAGTTATGAGTGAGTCAATCCAACCCAGGCTCCAAAGTACAAATGGCACATGTTGTCTTCTGTATGTGAATGCTAGCGCTGActgactcttttgtttgtttaacttgaaATACCCATGGAGTCTGGAAAATGAAGGTGATGTTAATGATGTACTTTTTGGGAAGGAGCTGGTAGAAGATAGGCTGAATAAAAGTAGAGTGTAAGGGAAATGTTACAGCAGGGTGGGGTATGGGAGACTGAGGAGATGAGCAGTGAGTGTAGGAATGTTAACCAAAAAGAAGGGTGTAtgaaaaagccatatggaaacatACTACCCtgtaatccaattaaaaatacaaaagataaattGAGGGAAGTTTGTTGCATGGGTAGATACTGATGCTCCCAGAAACAATGGTTACTACAGAAAATCTTCAGTGCCATATAGAGAATAATTCTGTAGGAGTTATTGGTCAGGAAGATCCCATAGGTCCCCAAACAACACAAGATCTtgtcaggtttgtttgtttgtttgtttgtttgttttgcacacCAAAACTAGGGTACAAGACCCTATTTTTGAAGATGTGATATACATGGGCTTCAAGACATAAAGAAAACTAGTAGGTATAGAGTTGGAAACTTTATGCCTGAGGGGTATTAATGTTCCAAAAGGTGCTATGGAGGTGTTTAAAGGAGTAATGACAAATAGTTTTACTCAGTTGTGAGCCCTACAAACTACAAAACCAGGCAAGCTATGTCTGTTGGTTCAATGGTGGCACAATTATCATGGGAGTAACCAAACACATTCTGGTTGCATTTAAGGCTCACACAACAAAAGGGAGACATATCTGTTATTGTAAAGCTGGTCAACAATCCATACTATAGGGAGAACAGGTCCAAGGGGAGAAAATACACCACTGTTGTTTAAATAAATTGACACAAGATCAAACAGCATTCCAAATCTCTGTGTATATCCATAGAAAAAAGCTACTTCCAGACTTAGTGAaagaattttctctctctcttttttaaaaatttgtttattatacataagtatactgtcactgacttcagacactccagaagagggcattggatctcattacagatggttgtgtcaccatgtggttgctgagatttgaactcagggccttcagaagaacagtcagtgctcttacctgctgagccatctcaaaggCCCCAAAGAATTTTCTCTTTGTAGTGAACAACAAGgaattcacagacccaaagtgggGAATATGCTAAGAATAAGTGGTAGCTGAGGGTCAGTCTTAAATAAGACAATTGTACTTCCTCTTCCACACTAAGGTTTAGGGAactttgagaaagagagaaatggaaagaaggcaagacatctttttattttttacattagaaatatgtatttacttagaagcattcagaatgtcaacaaaagagctgtaattttcttttgcaattacAAAGTGATATTCAGTTAACAGGATAATTATCTTCacataagctgcatcagagacaactgaagatgaaaaaacaacccccaaacaaaacaacactacTGTCCctatatataactaatttgtgctgtgcactaacaagaacctgctttaaatttccatgccaattttATAGCCCTCAGACTGTACCAGGtaaggttagtggctattgaaaaaaccaccaggacagggctatctaaagacacacTCAGTAGTGTGtcaatatccaaaaaaaaaaaaaaaaaaaaaaaaaaaaaaaaaataatttggtttaaaaaaaaaaaaaaaaaaaaaaaaaaaaaaaaaaaaagacattgtacagtttttaaaaaccttaCACAGTCTTACAGTtcgatttttctttaaaaggagtgagttgtgtacaggggtattaaatgttttataaacaagaaaaaactGTGCTAGAACCAAcgtattcatcatcatcatcttcatcttctttttcctcttcttcctcctcttccNcatcttcttcatcctcctcctcttcttcctcttccttctttttcttgctattttcaGCCTTGACTacccccttattttttttttctgcatcagcTTTTTTTTTAGCTTTGCAGGCAGCACTATCCTTCTCGCACTTCTctttcagcttggcagccttcttctcctaGGGCTGCTGTCATCTTCAGGGGTGCTTTCCcacatctctcctcctctctttgcaacatcaccaatggataagccaggaaGCTCAACTTTGATTTGGGGGCGGTACTcacaacagaacaaaaagaagactgaaggaggcctcttgggagcattggggtccttgaacttctttttggtctcctCTTTGTGGGAGATGTAGgttctcatttctcttttataaccttgtcagcctttgccatgtcttcaatttccccttttctctagCAGACGCGGTCtgacctctctgagcacttcttggagaactctgagaagttgacagaagtgTCCGgatgcttcttcttgtgctccccacagcaggtttgcacaaagaatgcatatgaggactTTTTACCTCTTGGCGTCTTAGGATTCCTTGCCCAtggttagttgattttcctccacAAGGCAGAGTCACCCAGTGGCAGGTGGGCTCCTGCTTGCCCTGGCCTATCTCTATGGAGCTCCCTGAAGAAATCTTTAAAGCTTAATGCTCATTAATAGGAAGCAGTTTACTAAAATAGAATCCATTCATGACTTCAAATGTTATATAGTCACTTGAATCAATGAAGTCTGCACTAATTGTCTTGGAGGGATTTCAGCCATCAGAAAAATCAGAtttaaagggaaggaaatgatCATAATACATTATATGCAAAATTTCtcctttaattaaaataaagagaacaaagttCAGTTTCGAGTTTCTGAAGGTATTCCATGCATGTCTGAAGTCGTCGTTCTTGTATGTTCGTTACCTAGTGTGTtctctaaggaaataaaataaaaaactgattCTGTACCTCCCCCCAATATatgtagaatatttaaaaattgttatgtTATGAACAAGGAAAACTACTCATATTAATAGTTATgataacataaagaaaaattgaGAAAACATTCTATACTTATAGAATGGAACAGAAATTGTGTTAGTTCATTTTTGTTGAGCACCATCCACAAAGCTTAATTTGCACAGTTATGGCACATGCTGTAGTCTCTAGATGGACAAATGTCCTCTTCATCTAGACTGATTTGACTTCATGGCTTGCCTCAGGTGTGCAAGTGGCAGTCACTTGCCTCATGGTGCAGATTTTTCTCAGGTCTGGACTGTGCCACATTCTGGAGGCAAGGTAGAGAGGGGATAGACTACTGGAGGAGCACTTTCCATAGCATGGTAAGTCAAATCTTGTTGAAGATTCCTTCTCTTGTCACATCCACTAATACTCTATTTAGCAAATACATAGGACAGAGGAAATCAGGTGTCCATTCTCAAAGCCATAGTGGAAATAGTTGGTGTGAATGAGGATATGCAATAGTCTTATTAGGAAGTAAAGAACTGATAATGAAGACATCCCATGAACAGTGTGAAAATTGCAtagcaaacacacataaacactcttTTCATATAGTTTTGATGCTGGCCTAGAGTTTACAATTCTGCTACCTCAGTCTTTTAAGTATTTGTATTAGAGGTATGTACTATCATTCTCTGCTGAGGACATTATAGTTATTAACATTAATTAGAAGCCCAACTCCTAATGATGTAACTTTGAATGATGTAAATCTATCTTTACTTGTTATTTTTTCTCAAGTGCACAAATTTGcatgtattaaaattaaaattctgattaaaaattgaaaaatgattaatgaaaaatacataattGATTTTTCCCTAGGCTGATATGGCCAATTTCTTGGTgtgaagagaataaataaaagtgcTTGTTCCTTTGATTATCATTAAGAATACTACGTATGAGTAGCAACTCAGGTGAAAATTCTCCTCCTTCCTGCTGGGGAGGAGGTTTATCTTACCTCTTTTCTTCCATGTAGCTTTAAATCCTCCACTTTTCTCAGTTACATGGAATTAACAAACATGGCTTTACTAGGTGACTGTGGTATGATACAGAATCCAGCTCTGCCTAATGTCACTGATTGTGCCACAGTAGATGGCTCACTTTAATTCTCtgggacttttttattttttcttcaacaTGTTCATAGACAGTTGTAGAAACAAGTAACTAAGTTGTGTATAGACATGTATGGACCCAAGTGACCTGCCAGCTGCGGTGAAGTGAGTTTTCAGTCATGGAAGAAGCCTTTGTGTTGGGAGTTCTTTACCACAACCATGTAAGAGAATCTTTCTTCACTAAGCACAGCCCACCTTTGTGGGTAGTAACCGCTTGAGAATTTTTTCTCTAATCTCCTTCATCTTGACACTGTAGAGAACTGGGTTCATCAGTGGAGGGAGCAGGAAGTGGACATAGGAGAGGAGAGTATGTGCAGGCAGAGGGAGTGGCAGCTTGAATCTGTCAATGAGTGCCAAGAGAATCATGGGTATGTAGAAGAGGAGCACCGCAGAGAGGTGAGCAGCACACGTTTGACCAGCCTTCCAGCGATCCTCAGCAGATCCCACACCTTGCAGTGCTCTCCCAATCAGGCcatatgagaagaaaataagCAGAGGGTCTAGTGCCATCGCTGACAGTACCACAACCAGGCTGTAGACTGCACCCCACGCTCCTGGGCAAGCTAGGCGAGCCATATCTGGGTGCAGGCAGTAAGAATGTGTCAGGACCTGTGGACGGCAATACGGCATGCGAGCCAATAGGATTGGCAGGGGAAGATGGAGACTCAAGCATCGGAAAGCAATGGCTACGGCAATCTTGCTAATGACACCATTGGTGAGGAGCACTGGGTAGTGGAGAGGGCGGCAGATGGCTACTGCCCGATCGAAGGCCATGGCAAGCAAGACAGAGGACTCCATTACAGAAAAGACATGAATGAAGAACATCTGTagaaggcaggctgaggcagggacaGTGTGAGCATCAGCAAAGGCCAGGCCTAGCAGGGTGGGCATTAGCACTGTGGCTAAGCCAACATCTGACACACtaagcaagaagaggaagaagtacattggTCGATGCAGTGTGGGCTCCAGGGCAATGATACAGAGGATTGTACCATTGCCCAGGGCCGAGAGAAGGTAGACAGTGATGAGAGGCACTGACCACCAGGATGGTGCAGcttccaggccaggcaggcccACTAACAGGAAAGTGGGGCCCATTAATGTGCTGATGTTTGAGGTTTCTTGGGTGGACAATGGTGGCATAGTTCAGGATCACTCTGAAACGTGAAAAGTAATTACATTTATTGGATCATgacttgatttgtttgtttgtttgtttgttttttggataaTACCTTTTACCACAACCTGTCTCTCCCCTTCAGGCACAGACTCATTCACATAGTGCATacatgcccacccccacccctacacacCCTGCCTGTCTGTAGCTTGCTCTGTATAGCTATTCTTTGTGCTTGTGTATATTCCTTTAACTGTGTTT
Proteins encoded in this region:
- the LOC110338081 gene encoding olfactory receptor 51S1 — encoded protein: MPPLSTQETSNISTLMGPTFLLVGLPGLEAAPSWWSVPLITVYLLSALGNGTILCIIALEPTLHRPMYFFLFLLSVSDVGLATVLMPTLLGLAFADAHTVPASACLLQMFFIHVFSVMESSVLLAMAFDRAVAICRPLHYPVLLTNGVISKIAVAIAFRCLSLHLPLPILLARMPYCRPQVLTHSYCLHPDMARLACPGAWGAVYSLVVVLSAMALDPLLIFFSYGLIGRALQGVGSAEDRWKAGQTCAAHLSAVLLFYIPMILLALIDRFKLPLPLPAHTLLSYVHFLLPPLMNPVLYSVKMKEIREKILKRLLPTKVGCA